The Leptospira saintgironsiae genome contains the following window.
AAGAAAGTAGCGAAAAAAAAGGTCGTTAAAGCCACTAAGAAGAAAGCAGTTAAGAAGAAGTCTGCGCCTAAAAAGAAAGTAGTTAAGAAAAAAACTGCTCCAAAGAAACCGGCGCCTCGTCCTGCTGCTCCAGTTGCGACCCCAGAACCTACGCCTGCACCAAGCCTGTTCCCAACTGGCGGTTCCAGCGAAGGAGAGAGCAACATCTAATTGCTCTTTTTTCTGAAGAAACTGGTCCCGCTCCCTTTTGGGAGCGGGATATTACTCTACCTTCTACTCTTCTCCCCCCTCTTATACAGCCAAAACACTCCTCCAGTTTACGCAAAAGTACTCTGCATTAACTCTCCAGAAGGTTGTGAATGTAAATTTCCTGAAAAGGAACATGGCATCCGTATATTTCACGGAGAAGCTGTCATTTTAGAAGATCCATTCACCAAGTCAGAAACTTCTAAGATACGTCGCTCTAAAGAGTCCTGTCTCTATCCAAGGACTAATTTGAAACCTTTGGCATACCAACATGCGTTTCGACCCATGCAGACGTCTCTGGATCATTCTCCTAAGCCTTTAGAAAGATTTCTCTCCAATGATGACCTGGAACGTTTGTCGGAATTCCAACCAATGAGTCTAGGAGCTTATTATCCTACGTATTATCATTTAGCATTGGAAGAAGCATTTCCTGGAACGGAAGTGGCTGCTTATTCTCCTTCTGGAAAAGAAATTGGCCGAGCATCTGCTACATTCTTAGAACAAGTACGTTGGGAAGGTTCTGGGATCGCAAAAGATGGGAAGAAGTACCATTTCGCAGGAGAAGGAAAATACGAACTCTATGACTTGGAATGGGGTTGGGGTGCTGGATATAATTATCAGGTATTTCCTTACCGCACCTTGGCTGTGAGTTTTAAGGATCTATGCGAGAAGATTGGATCTAGAATTTCTTCCTGCAATAAATCCAAGGTGATAGGTACATTAGCTTTTATCTCTAAAATCAAAGAGAAGAAGATCAAAATGCAGAATGGGAAGTACCATGATGGCTACTTCTGCCTGAACGATACTGGATCGCCTTTGTACATTCGAGACGATAGGGTGGACATGTTCGTAGGAGTTCACGGGGGAGGGAGTCCTTACCAGCCTCAGGAACTTTCCAGGAACCTATTTTTAGACGCTGGGATTAATCCTCTATATCCTTTCGATTGGAAATTGTATAGCTCCGAAAAGGAAAGATTCTGGTGTCCTAAGGAAAAACTTCCCCGCAATCCTTTTTCACCTTCTGAATCAGAATGCAAATTGGATTATCATGCCCAGGCTCCGGAGAAGGGAATGGAGATGAAAATTTTCTTCCGCAAGGATGGAAGTCTGGTCCGTTGCAGGACTTGATCCTAAATCAATTATGGCTACAATATTCTCTCACCCGGCAGTTCCGATCTCCCTCTTCTTCTTTTTTGGAAAAAAGAAAATCCCTGTATTACTTGCGGTTTTTGGAATATTCTTTTCTATTCTTCCTGATCTCGACGTAGTCGCTTTTAAATTTGGGATTCCTTACGAAAGTGATTGGGGTCATAGGGGTTTTACTCATTCTATCTTATTTGCTTTGATAATGTCTTGCATAGTTGTATTCTTCAGAACTAGGCTGAAAGCAAACTGGCTTACTATCTTTTTATTTCTATTTGTATCTGCGATCTCTCACGGAGTGTTGGATGCGATGACGACGGGAGGTTTAGGAGTTGGATTCTTAATTCCTTGGAGTTCTGAAAGGATCTTTTTTGAATATAGGCCGATCAGAGTGTCTCCCATTGGTCCAAAGAATTTTTTTACGGAAAGAGGTTGGATCGTGATCCAATCAGAAATGATTTGGATTTGGCTTCCTGCGTTATCGGTTTCTTTAATTGGTGTTCTTATGCGGAGGCTTATTAAATATAGGAACCACGATGAAAATTAAACCTGTTTCGATTACTATTATAAGTTGGATATTGATTGTTCTGTCCGGAGTCGGGATGGTTTCGAGTATTGTAACCTATTCAGTGAACGAGCAAGCTATCGAAATTTTAAAACAGACTAGTCATATTCCTCTACAGATCCAATTTTTGATTGCTGGAACTGCACTTATCGTCCAAGCCATTTGTGGAATTGGTTTTTTACAAGGACTGAATTGGTCCAGGATCTTATTCGTTGTTTCCTCGATTGCAGGAATACTTTATTCGTATCTTACTTCTCCAATTAAAGTGACTTTGATTTTTAGCGTGGTCTTTTTTGGTGTTGTCTGTTTCTTTTTATTTCGACCTATTTCGAATAAATTTTTTGGAAATCAGAAAGAGACCTAAATGTTTATAAAGGTTATAAAAATACTGGCTTATATTTTTTCCGGGATTTTTGTCGCTGAAATTTGTACATTATCCTTTTTTAATATGGATTCATCTCCGGAAGGATTTGAATTTAAAATTTTTTCTATCTGCGTGACTTTATTCGTAGTTCCACTTCTGATTGGATTAGCAATAGACCGATTTCAATCATGGGAGAGAGATTCTGGGATTATTATTCTAAGCGCATCAATTCTCTCTTTTGTTGCAATGAGTAGCGCTTATTTAATTGTATTTGATCCGGAAATACAGAAACTTCTTCCTAAAAACCAAAAGCCACTTACTCGGGATATTTTTACATTTTTAACCGGAGTTATTGTTTCCTTCTCCTTTATTTCGATAGGAGGAATTCTTTTATGGCTTGGTTTAAGGAAGAAGTCTTAAGAAACTAATCATTGAACCACTAAAAGATCTATCTTTCCGTGTTTATTATATTTTACGAAAGCTTTTCCTTTTTCATAGTAGTCATGATACTCGCCTTGTTTTCTAAACTTAGAACCCAAAAGTTTTTCTGCAGCAGGCTTAGAAGATCCTACAGTGATTCCTTGTCCTAAACCTGGACTATTATCTCCTACTACATTTACTTGAACTACGGTTCCCATATCTAAGATAAAAGCAGTCTCTTTGTTATCGTATTCGAAATATTCCAGACCGCTTTTTTTATCTGTCTTGATACGTGTAGGTTTTCCCCAGTTTTTCAGAAGATCTTCTAGCTTATCTCCGGGACCAACTCCACCAACTTTAAATGCATTCACCTCATTTGCAGGAGTAGGAGCGGTTAGTTCAATCGTATGGATCTTTGCTAATACTTTTGCCCAACCAGAAGTAGAATCATAATTAGTTAAATAATAACTTGCGAGCCCTTTGGATTTTGGATCTACCGCAGAATAAGATTCTACTAGCGCAATATTTAAGATCGGAGTGAAATTCTCATAAATATAATCAGGATCCACTTGTTGTTTTTGCGCGGTAGACTGACCGATCGTTTTTAGATATTGAGCTATCTGTGGATTGTTTCCACTTTGATTTGCAAGAGTTCTGATCTTTTGATCGATAGAAAGTGCAAGACGATTGAAAAGTTCTTTAGCCTCTTCTCTTTTATCTGTCCAGAATAAAACGACTCCCAAGTTATTTGCTAAGGCAACAGTTCCTTCTGCTTGGAAAGCTTGGTTAGCAACATTGACAGCTACATCTAGATCTTTTTCGTCTGCAGAATAAGAAAGTAAAACTGCATAATTAGAAAGAAAGTATGGATCATCTGTTTTTACGATCACATCTCTATATGCTTTGAGTGCACGATTGTATGCTGCTTCATTTCCAGGAACAATCCTCATGACTGCACGTTTACTTTTGTCTGGAGGAAATACCATTGTGTCTCTGAAAGAAGGCATATCCAAAACTGGTTTCAGTTTTAATTCTTCATTAGAAGCTGTTGCCATCCAGATCTTATGCATACAAACTGCGAGTGCTTTGCTTAAGTAAGTGTTTTCTGGAAATTTTTTGATCCCATCTTCTAAATTAGATCTTGCTTCATCTAAATTTCTTCCTAGTTGGATATCATCAAAAGTTTTTTCCATCTTAGCTAAGAAGCTATACAACTCTTGTTTATCCGTTTTAAGCCTGGATAATCTTTCATTTGGAGAAGGATGGCTGGAAAAATAATGAGAACCGATTAGTTCAGGTCTAGTTTTATCTGCTTTAGAAGAAGCTAATGCTTCTTTATAAGATTGTTCCACTTCGTTCAGAGTTTGAAGAGTGATGAGCATGAAGTCGCCACCGTAACCAGCCTTATCCAATAAGAATAAACCTGTTTGGTCTGCATCCAACTCTTGCTCTTGGGAAAATTTACTATTTTCTAAAAATGCTTTTCCAGATGGTTCATCTTTAAGTGCGTAAAACTTTTTTACACTATTGAAAACATGTCTATTATAGAAGTGAGCTAACTCGTGAGACAATACTCCCGCGATATATCTTTCACGATGGAAGTCCAACTTCTGAGCTGCATCTGCTTCTTTTTGTTTGATGATCTCATCTAGAGAATCCAAAGCCCCTGAATGAATGCAGAATTGTCCTCCAGCCATTGCAAATGCGTTGAAGCTTGCTTCCTTTACAATTTTATAAACTAGTGGAAAAGGAGGATTGCCCGAATTTTTGGAAAGTTTCCCGAAAGCTTTGTCTATCGGCTTCTTCCAGCCTTTATGATCTGCAAGAACAGTCTTGGACTTGATCAGATTTGTGAACTGAACATTACTTTGTCTTACTAACTGTGAATATAATTCCGAGTCGAATTCTCCCGGTTTGTTTTGAGAAAAAATTGGAGAGCCCGAGAATGATACTAAGCCTAAAACCACCAATAATTTCAGGACATAAGGGCGAACCGAATTCGAAAGATTGATCATGGAAAAACCTCTTGAGGAGAGAAAACTATCTGCTATTAAACGAATGTCAACTCTGAAAGGTTTAAAAAGTGAAATGAAATTTTTTGAGCGAAAAACTGGTTAGAGGGGCTTTTAATTAGGCTGCGATAGAATGATCGATCAGAATTAAAATATTGATTAAAAACAAGTGAAGAATGCTAAAGAAGAAAAATCCTCTGGCAAACTTAGGCTCAGGATTCTGAAATAATTTTACGGAAAGATAAAGTATAGAGATACTCAACGCAACGGAAGAGATCATATACAACCAACCCATGGAAGGTTCCGCCCAGTAGAACGCGATCACTGATCCCACATACAGAATTGTATAAAACAAAATTGAACGTCCGGTTTCCTTCACACCTTTTACAACAGGAAGCATTGGGAAATTAGCATCGCTATAATCTTCTTTCAAGAAGATTGCAAGCGCCCAGAAGTGAGCCGGAGTCCAGAGAAAGATCATCAGAAATAAGATCCATGCAGGTAAAGGTAAAGAATTACTAACGGCCGCATAGCCAATCAATGGTCCTACGCAACCTGCCACTCCACCTATTACAATATTCTGATGTGTTCTTGGTTTTAATAGAATTGTATAAAGAAAAACATAAGCGAGAAGTGCGGCAAATGCGCATATCGCAGTTAGTAAATTCGCAAAATAATATAAGATCGCAAATGCTACGAAGGTCATTGCAAAGCCAACGATCCAAGCCTGAGCAGTGCTGATCCTTCCTGCAGGAAGCGGACGATTTGCAGTCCGTTTCATTTTAGCATCCCTATCTATTTCAATGATTTGGTTGAAGATAAAAGATGCAGAAGACATCAAAAAAGTCCCAAGCATGGTCATAAAAACCAGAAGTGTACTTGGTGCAGAAGGACCGCCAAGATATAAACCAGGCACAGCAGTAGCCAAAACAAGGGAGCTTACCCTTGGTTTGATCATTTGGTTCCAGTCTGAAAGAAAACTATTCATACGATTAAGAAACCTTACTCTTAGAAAGCTCCGAAGCTCTCTGCACCCAAACTGCATACATGGATAAGAAAAGAAGAATGGCCACTCCAGTATGAGCAGCGGTCACTAATTTCGGAAGTTTCATGTATACGTTTACAACTCCCAATCCTATTTGAATAAGAAGAAGGATAATCGCTATTCTTACGTATTTTTTGGTCTCCGAGGAGAACCCTTTGAATATTCCATAAAGGTTTATTAGAAGAATGTAAAATGCCACTAAGTAAGCGCCCAATCTGTGTTGAACCTGGATTTGTATCTTAGGTTCCGGAACAGAAGGGATCCATTCCCCGTTACAAGTTGGGAATTCCAAACAAGCAAGTCCTGCGTAGTTGGAGCTTACTCTTCCCCCTAAAATAATTTGGAAGAAGATCAATAATACACCGATTAACAGCGGGATCTGGTCCTTCTGCAATAAACTTTGTTTAGTTACAAACTCATTTGAATTTGTAGAATCTGCAAGCTTGCGCGCTTTAAAAGTTGCCGTAACTATACAAAGTAAAAACAAAATCGCATTTAATAAATGAAGATTTACAGTAGCAGGATCTAAAGAAAGAAGAACTGTTAAACCTCCCAAAGTAATTTGAGAAGCAATCAATAGGATCCCTAAGATAAAATAACCTAAGAAAGATTTTCTTAATTCAGGAACGATTGCAGTCCAGATAGTGCCAGCAATCAGAACAATTCCTAAAAATCCGGAATAATATCTATGTCCGACTTCCATAAAAATATTAAAATCGAAGTCTGGAAAAAATTTACCGAAACAAAAAGGCCAATCAGGACAAGCGAGTCCTGAATCAGTGGCTCGGACAAGTGGTCCATATAATAAATTTAGAAAAATTAAAACTGAATAGAGGACTAGAAAGAGAGAAAATTTTCTGAAATGAGAATAAGTAGAAGCGATCATTCTGTTTTTTCGGAGAATCCGAGCTCTTCTTTACCATACTTGAGCGAGATTGATTTGGGGCAAGAGATTTGATGTTTGAAAATCGAAAGCTTACATTTTGATCTGAGACTTATTCTCATGCAAAGAACATTTAAAGATTCTAAAGAACGAACGTTCTAGTGTCCCGACCTAAGAATAGAAGCTTTTTATGTCGGTTCTATACGTATGAAAAGACTGAAAAGCAAAAACGCTTTCAAAAAAAAGACAGGTCTCCAAAACTGGCTGGTATCTTTCGCTTTTTACAAAAGTGAAACGTTTTTTTCTGATACTTTAGGAGTCATTCCATGAGCCAAAACGGAGACCATTACAACAAGGCAGGTTTTTGGACATTCGTGGTCGTGTTGACCGCTAACATTCTTTATTTCGTTTATCTTTCTGCATTCCACAAAGGTGTTAAAGATTATAATGAAGTAGTTCCTTCCCACACTTCGGCAGCGAAGTAAGGAAAGAATCCGGGATAGAACGTTGTTCTCCTCCAATCATCCGCGGCGATTTTCTACAATAGCTGCGGTTCTAATTCTTTTTCTACCATTCCTATCTGTACTATCCTTCGACACCGAAAGAGAACTACCTGCTCATGCTGTTCCTGCAGAACTCGAAGGTGTAGGTCTAGAAGAAAAATTAGGAAATCGTATAGATACCAATTTATCTTTCGTAGATGAACAAGGTAAACAAGTCCGCATAGGCGACTATCTGAAAGAAGGAAAACCACTTCTTCTTACCTTAGTATATTATAGATGTCCTACACTCTGCAGTCTTTATCTGAATGAGATCTCAACAGCACTCAAAGAATTGAATTTAGAAGTAGGAAAAGAATTCAATTACGTTGCAGTGAGTTTTGATCCAAAAGAAAAATCCGATCTAGCAAAAGCGAAAAAAGAAGTATATGTGAAAGATTATGGAAGAGGGGATGGTTCCGGTTGGAGTTTTTTAACTGGGAATGATCCTGAAATAAAGGCTTTGTCTTCCAGCTTGGGCTTTTCCTACAAATGGAATCCATATAATGATCAATGGGTGCATGTTTCTGTAGCCTATGTGATTACGCCTGAAGGACAAATTTCTAGGTATTTGAAAGGGATCCCGATGGATGAAAGAACTCTGAGATTATCTCT
Protein-coding sequences here:
- a CDS encoding metal-dependent hydrolase is translated as MATIFSHPAVPISLFFFFGKKKIPVLLAVFGIFFSILPDLDVVAFKFGIPYESDWGHRGFTHSILFALIMSCIVVFFRTRLKANWLTIFLFLFVSAISHGVLDAMTTGGLGVGFLIPWSSERIFFEYRPIRVSPIGPKNFFTERGWIVIQSEMIWIWLPALSVSLIGVLMRRLIKYRNHDEN
- a CDS encoding SCO family protein, with product MAAVLILFLPFLSVLSFDTERELPAHAVPAELEGVGLEEKLGNRIDTNLSFVDEQGKQVRIGDYLKEGKPLLLTLVYYRCPTLCSLYLNEISTALKELNLEVGKEFNYVAVSFDPKEKSDLAKAKKEVYVKDYGRGDGSGWSFLTGNDPEIKALSSSLGFSYKWNPYNDQWVHVSVAYVITPEGQISRYLKGIPMDERTLRLSLVEAGNGKIGDLTDSVALFCFQFDPSKNRYTLYAFNIMRIGGFLTVVILAAFLFRFWKKQNSSSTV
- a CDS encoding COX15/CtaA family protein; the protein is MIASTYSHFRKFSLFLVLYSVLIFLNLLYGPLVRATDSGLACPDWPFCFGKFFPDFDFNIFMEVGHRYYSGFLGIVLIAGTIWTAIVPELRKSFLGYFILGILLIASQITLGGLTVLLSLDPATVNLHLLNAILFLLCIVTATFKARKLADSTNSNEFVTKQSLLQKDQIPLLIGVLLIFFQIILGGRVSSNYAGLACLEFPTCNGEWIPSVPEPKIQIQVQHRLGAYLVAFYILLINLYGIFKGFSSETKKYVRIAIILLLIQIGLGVVNVYMKLPKLVTAAHTGVAILLFLSMYAVWVQRASELSKSKVS
- a CDS encoding M48 family metallopeptidase; translated protein: MINLSNSVRPYVLKLLVVLGLVSFSGSPIFSQNKPGEFDSELYSQLVRQSNVQFTNLIKSKTVLADHKGWKKPIDKAFGKLSKNSGNPPFPLVYKIVKEASFNAFAMAGGQFCIHSGALDSLDEIIKQKEADAAQKLDFHRERYIAGVLSHELAHFYNRHVFNSVKKFYALKDEPSGKAFLENSKFSQEQELDADQTGLFLLDKAGYGGDFMLITLQTLNEVEQSYKEALASSKADKTRPELIGSHYFSSHPSPNERLSRLKTDKQELYSFLAKMEKTFDDIQLGRNLDEARSNLEDGIKKFPENTYLSKALAVCMHKIWMATASNEELKLKPVLDMPSFRDTMVFPPDKSKRAVMRIVPGNEAAYNRALKAYRDVIVKTDDPYFLSNYAVLLSYSADEKDLDVAVNVANQAFQAEGTVALANNLGVVLFWTDKREEAKELFNRLALSIDQKIRTLANQSGNNPQIAQYLKTIGQSTAQKQQVDPDYIYENFTPILNIALVESYSAVDPKSKGLASYYLTNYDSTSGWAKVLAKIHTIELTAPTPANEVNAFKVGGVGPGDKLEDLLKNWGKPTRIKTDKKSGLEYFEYDNKETAFILDMGTVVQVNVVGDNSPGLGQGITVGSSKPAAEKLLGSKFRKQGEYHDYYEKGKAFVKYNKHGKIDLLVVQ
- the cyoE gene encoding heme o synthase, translating into MNSFLSDWNQMIKPRVSSLVLATAVPGLYLGGPSAPSTLLVFMTMLGTFLMSSASFIFNQIIEIDRDAKMKRTANRPLPAGRISTAQAWIVGFAMTFVAFAILYYFANLLTAICAFAALLAYVFLYTILLKPRTHQNIVIGGVAGCVGPLIGYAAVSNSLPLPAWILFLMIFLWTPAHFWALAIFLKEDYSDANFPMLPVVKGVKETGRSILFYTILYVGSVIAFYWAEPSMGWLYMISSVALSISILYLSVKLFQNPEPKFARGFFFFSILHLFLINILILIDHSIAA